The proteins below come from a single Prolixibacter sp. NT017 genomic window:
- a CDS encoding glycoside hydrolase family 9 protein, protein MRKLLTMLLLWLTACSAGPSGDAYPVRLNSVGFLPAKAKIATIIQPCSQFEVRRLADDSTVFSGKVTGPFHQKDVNQNAWLADFSAFADTGSYYLDVPGVGRSVAFRISDDVFRFPYKTVMRAFYLWRCGTAVEGDFNGQHYAHAACHLDDAYGDYTGQKGVIRNGTGGWHDAGDYGKYTVNAGITLGTLFLAWEQFRPALENVKLNLPETAPGYPGYLEELKWETDWLLKMPYPDGSGRVSHKLTRVNFAGFIMPEDDKGKRYFTEWSSAATADFAAVMAMAARNFQPYDSAYAEKCLEAAKNSYEFLKEHPEMKPFEQGDFKTGAYKVKSDKSERLWAAAELWETTGEPAYLADFESAVPDIHPPLIDSDWDWGNVKNLALFTYVLSGRNGKNADLLTRVQKAILANADTLVAKGRKDVYGRPLAGRYYWGCNGTVARQAVNLQVANAISPNRAYTNAVVSIADHLLGRNVYDRSYVTGIGFRPPMHPHDRRSAADGIEDPWPGYLVGGGRTATNWQDKQPDYTTNEIAINWQAALVYALAGLIEEEN, encoded by the coding sequence ATGAGAAAATTATTGACGATGCTGCTGCTGTGGCTCACTGCCTGCAGCGCCGGGCCATCGGGCGATGCGTACCCGGTCCGTCTCAACTCGGTGGGGTTCCTTCCGGCGAAAGCCAAAATAGCCACCATTATACAACCCTGCAGCCAGTTCGAAGTGAGGCGGTTGGCCGACGACTCCACGGTTTTCAGCGGAAAGGTTACAGGCCCGTTCCATCAGAAGGATGTGAACCAAAATGCCTGGCTGGCCGATTTCTCGGCTTTCGCCGATACCGGTTCTTACTACCTGGACGTGCCCGGCGTTGGAAGGTCGGTGGCCTTTCGCATCAGCGATGATGTATTCAGGTTTCCTTACAAAACAGTTATGCGGGCCTTTTATCTTTGGCGTTGTGGCACAGCCGTGGAAGGCGATTTCAACGGACAACATTACGCCCACGCTGCCTGTCACCTCGATGATGCTTACGGCGATTACACCGGACAGAAAGGCGTTATCCGTAACGGGACCGGTGGCTGGCACGATGCCGGCGATTATGGGAAATACACGGTGAACGCTGGTATCACGTTGGGCACATTGTTTCTGGCATGGGAACAGTTCAGGCCGGCACTGGAAAATGTGAAGCTGAATCTACCGGAGACAGCTCCGGGTTATCCCGGCTACCTGGAAGAGCTGAAATGGGAAACTGACTGGCTGCTGAAGATGCCATACCCGGATGGTTCGGGTAGGGTGTCACACAAGCTGACGCGCGTTAATTTTGCCGGCTTTATCATGCCAGAAGACGATAAGGGGAAACGCTATTTTACCGAATGGAGTTCGGCAGCGACCGCTGATTTTGCCGCGGTAATGGCCATGGCGGCCCGCAACTTTCAGCCGTACGATTCCGCGTATGCGGAAAAGTGTTTGGAGGCTGCGAAGAACAGTTATGAATTTCTGAAAGAACATCCGGAGATGAAACCGTTTGAGCAGGGCGATTTCAAGACGGGTGCCTACAAAGTGAAGAGCGATAAAAGCGAACGGCTGTGGGCTGCGGCCGAGTTGTGGGAAACAACGGGCGAGCCGGCTTATCTCGCGGACTTCGAATCGGCGGTGCCGGACATTCATCCGCCGCTCATCGACAGCGACTGGGACTGGGGCAATGTGAAAAACCTGGCCCTGTTTACCTATGTGCTTTCCGGCAGGAACGGAAAGAACGCGGACCTGCTGACCCGTGTTCAAAAAGCCATTCTGGCGAATGCCGATACCCTGGTGGCAAAAGGACGAAAGGATGTTTACGGCCGGCCACTGGCAGGGCGCTATTACTGGGGGTGTAACGGAACGGTGGCGCGGCAGGCTGTTAATCTGCAGGTGGCCAACGCCATTTCGCCCAACCGGGCCTATACCAACGCAGTGGTCTCCATTGCCGACCATCTGCTGGGACGGAATGTATATGACCGTTCGTACGTAACCGGCATCGGGTTTCGTCCGCCGATGCATCCGCACGACCGGCGCAGCGCTGCCGACGGGATTGAAGACCCCTGGCCGGGTTACCTCGTGGGCGGCGGACGCACGGCCACCAATTGGCAGGATAAACAGCCGGATTATACCACCAACGAAATTGCCATCAACTGGCAGGCTGCGCTGGTATATGCTTTGGCCGGCCTGATAGAAGAAGAGAATTAG
- a CDS encoding glycosyltransferase family 39 protein, with translation MSRENRQLLALLVITFFAFVIHNGVLDANIMEARNLVTAREILQTHNWLVPTMNGVLRLEKPPLPTWIAAFMMHIFGQDSLSILRIPAALSAMLLVFFLYKLTKELTRDEHLPLLAGGTVATSFYIFFMARTITWDIFCHSFMLGAIWMLYRGWNRKEKAWKEFTWAGILMGLSFLSKGPVSFFALLLPFLIAFFVAYGFSGVKLQWKPLMIALGILLAFSTWWPLYIYFLHPEFSTYVAEKESAAWMNRSVHPWYHYWSFPVQSGIWALPAAAAVIIPYARRKIGQFGNYKFLALWVWAAVILLSSFPEKKERYLMPVLIPLALITAYYFRYLMHAFKEKEHTKADTILYSIQGYLVGLVGFALPLAVMYHNHRFNDGLSLGLQIIILVVFWAIGGYVVRSTYRKKAFRLWSGTVVLIMAFCLLVIPSARNFFQKNPDYRPYNDLRHMEKVQNMPFYFNGPVPGKFIQVVWSSGHLIQYWNTSNATGTPVVTPLVVMTHEPPEDVFNESFKEKYDFESLGHYDLDMKKKDGIKIFSNYVTIIRMKQDTP, from the coding sequence ATGAGCAGAGAGAACCGTCAACTTCTGGCATTGCTGGTAATTACTTTTTTCGCCTTTGTGATTCATAACGGCGTATTGGACGCTAACATCATGGAGGCCCGAAACCTGGTGACTGCCCGCGAGATTTTGCAGACACACAATTGGTTAGTTCCTACTATGAATGGTGTGTTGCGCCTGGAGAAACCGCCGTTGCCAACATGGATTGCAGCCTTTATGATGCATATTTTCGGACAGGACAGCCTGTCGATCCTGCGTATTCCTGCTGCCCTTTCTGCTATGTTGTTGGTTTTCTTCCTGTATAAATTGACGAAAGAACTGACGCGTGACGAACACCTCCCCTTGCTGGCCGGAGGAACCGTTGCAACCAGCTTCTATATATTTTTCATGGCAAGAACCATTACCTGGGACATTTTCTGTCACAGTTTTATGTTGGGTGCCATCTGGATGCTCTACCGGGGTTGGAATCGGAAGGAGAAAGCCTGGAAAGAGTTTACGTGGGCGGGTATACTAATGGGACTTTCCTTTCTGAGTAAAGGCCCGGTTTCGTTCTTTGCGCTGCTGTTGCCTTTCCTCATTGCGTTTTTCGTTGCCTATGGTTTCAGCGGTGTGAAGCTGCAATGGAAACCTTTGATGATTGCATTGGGGATTTTGCTTGCGTTCAGTACGTGGTGGCCGTTATACATCTATTTCCTGCATCCCGAATTTTCCACGTATGTGGCGGAAAAAGAGTCGGCTGCATGGATGAACCGCAGTGTACACCCGTGGTACCATTACTGGAGTTTTCCGGTGCAATCAGGAATCTGGGCTTTACCTGCTGCGGCTGCGGTGATTATTCCGTATGCACGGAGGAAAATCGGACAGTTCGGCAACTACAAGTTTTTGGCACTTTGGGTTTGGGCAGCGGTTATCCTGCTTTCCTCATTTCCTGAAAAGAAAGAGCGTTACCTGATGCCGGTTCTGATTCCGCTGGCGTTGATAACGGCCTATTATTTCCGTTACCTGATGCATGCTTTCAAAGAGAAGGAGCACACTAAAGCTGACACGATACTGTATTCCATCCAGGGATACCTGGTAGGTTTGGTTGGTTTTGCCTTGCCGCTGGCAGTGATGTATCATAATCATCGGTTTAATGATGGTTTATCACTTGGTTTGCAGATAATTATTTTGGTTGTTTTCTGGGCCATTGGCGGATATGTGGTAAGAAGCACCTACCGGAAAAAGGCGTTCCGCCTGTGGAGTGGAACGGTGGTACTGATTATGGCATTTTGCTTGCTGGTGATTCCCTCGGCGCGTAATTTCTTCCAGAAAAACCCCGATTACCGGCCTTATAACGATTTGCGGCATATGGAGAAAGTGCAAAATATGCCTTTCTATTTCAATGGCCCCGTACCCGGAAAATTCATCCAGGTGGTATGGAGCAGCGGGCATCTGATTCAGTACTGGAATACGTCGAATGCGACCGGAACTCCGGTTGTTACGCCATTGGTGGTGATGACACACGAACCTCCCGAGGACGTTTTCAACGAAAGTTTTAAGGAGAAGTACGATTTTGAGTCGTTGGGACATTACGATCTCGACATGAAGAAAAAAGATGGAATTAAAATATTCTCGAATTATGTGACCATAATTCGGATGAAACAAGATACACCGTAA
- a CDS encoding GDP-mannose 4,6-dehydratase: MQTVLVTGCAGFIGSHLCESLLNKGFRVIGIDNFDPFYSRVIKERNLVSFIGQPYCSFAELDLANKDDLATFLKDKSPDIIVHLAGKAGVRPSIDDPAGYIRANITATQNILDIMKEKGIRKMAFASSSSVYGNCPETPFREDMDVSNPVSPYAFTKKSCELINYTYHHLYQLDILNMRFFTVFGPRQRPDLAIHKFTRLLRNNEPIPMFGDGGTARDYTYVADTVAGIESAIDYLLKNKNVYETVNLGNNHPVLLRDMIQTIAEEAGVEPVINQLPMQDGDVNITYADISRAKELLGYQPKTSFREGIKKFLMWYDEMHSA, encoded by the coding sequence ATGCAAACTGTTTTAGTGACCGGATGTGCCGGCTTCATCGGTTCACATCTTTGTGAAAGCCTTTTGAATAAAGGATTCCGGGTAATTGGGATCGACAATTTTGACCCGTTTTATAGCCGGGTAATAAAAGAGCGAAACCTGGTTAGCTTCATCGGGCAACCTTATTGCTCGTTTGCCGAGCTGGATTTGGCCAATAAAGATGACCTAGCCACCTTTTTGAAAGATAAATCTCCTGATATTATTGTGCACCTGGCCGGAAAAGCTGGCGTACGGCCGTCGATTGATGATCCCGCGGGCTACATCCGGGCCAATATCACAGCGACGCAGAATATTCTCGATATCATGAAGGAAAAAGGTATCCGGAAAATGGCCTTCGCTTCGTCATCGTCGGTGTATGGGAATTGTCCGGAAACACCGTTCCGTGAAGATATGGACGTTTCCAATCCGGTTTCGCCGTACGCTTTTACCAAGAAGAGTTGTGAGCTTATCAACTACACTTACCATCACCTTTATCAGCTGGATATTCTGAATATGCGTTTTTTCACGGTGTTTGGTCCACGGCAGCGTCCCGATTTGGCCATTCACAAGTTTACCCGGTTGCTTCGGAATAATGAGCCTATTCCCATGTTTGGCGATGGAGGAACAGCCCGTGATTACACATATGTAGCAGATACGGTTGCCGGCATCGAGTCGGCGATTGACTATTTGCTGAAGAATAAAAATGTGTACGAAACCGTGAATTTGGGAAATAACCATCCGGTGCTGCTCCGCGATATGATTCAAACGATTGCTGAAGAGGCCGGTGTTGAGCCCGTTATCAATCAGCTCCCGATGCAGGATGGCGACGTGAATATCACGTATGCCGACATCTCCAGGGCGAAAGAGCTACTGGGCTATCAGCCGAAAACTTCATTCCGCGAAGGCATTAAGAAATTCCTTATGTGGTACGACGAGATGCATAGCGCGTAA
- a CDS encoding metallophosphoesterase: MQFAIFFGTVILVYFLVNYYIYVHGLMAFQATGNFKTIYKILFWVIASTFIVGEILEHTHSSLAGEWVYRIGAFWLSFMLYLFIAVLFIDIIRLLDKFFHIVPAVLKSNPDQLRLWTGVVVFSLVALVVFFGHLNALNTRVKQFSITIPKSVTGSPDMKVLMASDIHLGALIGERREQKLVDIINQQKPDLVLLCGDMVDGDIAPVLRKHLGRHLQEIKPPMGMYAIPGNHEYIGGIKETLPYLESININVLRDQVITLPNGVQIVGRDDLSARNRDGGRKELPELLKDVDMSKPVIVMNHQPFNLEEVAEAGVDLHLSGHTHDGQMWPLNYVTEAIFEDSWGFLKKGKTNIYVSSGFGSWGPPVRIGNTPEVVVFNLHFQPETAKL; the protein is encoded by the coding sequence ATGCAGTTTGCCATTTTCTTCGGAACCGTCATTTTAGTCTACTTTCTGGTCAATTATTATATCTATGTTCACGGATTAATGGCCTTCCAGGCGACCGGAAACTTCAAAACGATATACAAAATCCTTTTCTGGGTTATCGCCTCCACTTTTATCGTTGGTGAAATACTGGAGCACACGCATTCCAGCCTGGCTGGTGAGTGGGTTTACCGGATAGGAGCTTTCTGGCTCTCGTTCATGCTCTACCTGTTTATCGCTGTCCTTTTCATCGACATCATCCGGTTACTGGACAAATTCTTTCACATTGTTCCGGCCGTGCTAAAAAGCAACCCGGACCAACTCAGGCTGTGGACCGGCGTTGTTGTTTTTTCATTGGTAGCCCTGGTGGTTTTTTTCGGACACCTCAATGCGCTGAATACACGGGTAAAGCAATTCTCGATTACCATACCCAAAAGTGTTACCGGTTCCCCGGATATGAAAGTGCTGATGGCTTCCGACATTCACCTCGGAGCACTGATTGGTGAACGCCGCGAACAAAAGCTTGTCGACATCATTAATCAGCAAAAGCCCGACTTGGTTCTCCTTTGCGGAGATATGGTGGATGGCGACATTGCTCCTGTATTGCGGAAACACCTGGGAAGACACTTGCAGGAAATCAAGCCACCGATGGGCATGTACGCTATTCCGGGCAACCATGAATACATTGGTGGAATAAAAGAAACATTACCTTACCTGGAAAGCATCAACATCAACGTGCTGCGCGACCAGGTGATTACACTTCCCAACGGCGTTCAGATTGTCGGGCGCGATGACTTGTCAGCTCGCAATCGTGATGGGGGAAGAAAGGAACTTCCGGAATTACTAAAAGATGTGGACATGAGCAAACCGGTAATTGTGATGAACCACCAACCGTTCAATCTGGAAGAGGTTGCCGAAGCCGGTGTTGATTTACACCTTTCGGGACACACCCACGACGGGCAAATGTGGCCGCTAAACTACGTTACCGAAGCGATTTTTGAAGACAGCTGGGGATTTCTGAAGAAAGGCAAAACCAACATCTATGTCTCTTCAGGATTCGGTTCATGGGGACCGCCGGTTCGCATCGGAAACACACCGGAAGTTGTGGTTTTCAATCTTCACTTTCAACCGGAAACGGCAAAATTATAA
- a CDS encoding cation diffusion facilitator family transporter gives MRPKNTRMIVKAGWVSIIVNLVLFALKYWAGIVSGSIAIVADAWHTLSDSVSSIIVIFGAKLAGKPADEEHPFGHGRAEHIAAVIIGVLLAIIAFEFLLQSIDRLQSHTAVHYGIVAKVVTVVSILAKEGLAQYAFGVGRKAKSSVLKADGWHHRSDALSSIIILAGIFLGGYFWWIDGVLGILVAILIAYTAYEVMKNDFSLLLGESADPTMIGQIRELVRQNVDREVFPHHFHMHRYGHHTELSCHIKLPPEMTLDEAHHICSVIEEAIEKELGIITTIHPEPLPMTYDD, from the coding sequence ATGAGACCGAAGAATACCAGAATGATCGTTAAGGCCGGATGGGTCTCGATTATCGTAAATCTGGTGCTGTTTGCCTTGAAGTATTGGGCCGGTATTGTATCCGGTTCAATTGCTATTGTAGCGGATGCATGGCATACTCTTTCCGATTCGGTCTCTTCCATCATTGTTATTTTCGGTGCAAAACTGGCCGGCAAACCCGCCGATGAGGAACATCCGTTCGGGCATGGCCGTGCTGAACACATCGCTGCGGTTATTATTGGTGTACTGCTGGCGATTATTGCGTTCGAGTTCCTGCTGCAGTCGATTGACCGTTTGCAGTCACATACGGCTGTTCACTATGGAATAGTTGCTAAAGTGGTTACCGTTGTATCGATTCTGGCGAAGGAAGGTCTGGCTCAATATGCTTTTGGGGTCGGACGAAAAGCAAAGTCGTCGGTGCTGAAAGCCGATGGCTGGCATCACCGTTCTGACGCATTGTCTTCCATCATTATCCTGGCAGGTATTTTCCTCGGCGGTTATTTCTGGTGGATCGATGGTGTACTTGGAATTTTGGTCGCCATATTGATTGCGTATACCGCCTATGAAGTAATGAAGAATGATTTCAGTCTGCTGCTCGGTGAAAGTGCCGATCCTACAATGATTGGCCAAATCAGGGAGTTGGTCCGGCAAAATGTCGACCGGGAAGTGTTTCCCCATCATTTCCATATGCACCGCTACGGACACCATACCGAATTAAGCTGTCACATTAAATTGCCTCCGGAGATGACACTGGATGAAGCCCATCATATCTGTTCTGTCATCGAAGAAGCCATCGAAAAGGAATTGGGTATCATAACGACCATCCATCCGGAGCCGCTTCCCATGACCTACGACGACTAA
- a CDS encoding helix-turn-helix transcriptional regulator — protein sequence MNNELKLPFHIGNAIRERLAERQLTVPQFARRLGVSEQMAHYILNSKDVKIGRLWQLSEALDFNFFTLIAKARAIEKPEREETTLLKQEMEGLNQQIHDLEMKVETLRESLRLVGGRA from the coding sequence ATGAATAACGAATTGAAACTGCCTTTTCACATCGGGAATGCCATCCGGGAGCGGCTGGCGGAACGGCAACTTACGGTTCCGCAGTTTGCCCGCAGGCTGGGGGTTTCGGAGCAGATGGCTCATTACATCCTGAACTCGAAGGATGTTAAGATAGGCCGGTTGTGGCAACTATCGGAGGCGCTGGATTTTAATTTCTTTACCCTGATTGCCAAAGCACGGGCCATCGAAAAACCGGAACGGGAGGAGACCACCCTGTTAAAACAGGAGATGGAAGGGCTGAACCAGCAAATCCACGACCTGGAAATGAAAGTTGAAACCCTCCGGGAGAGTTTACGACTTGTCGGAGGAAGAGCCTGA
- a CDS encoding DUF6048 family protein: MSKILLYISICLLTLSSPLKALAQEKQNADVWRVEGPRIGVDLSRFASTYLQSADRWGWELQGDIPVKGYWFPTVEVGMMGLNDRRDNFHYQANGVYGRLGTDFNILRYRNLEDGDLVFVGLRYGYSRFTQQADDVKYSNFWGDYNTSIPKRNMNAHWGEFVFGMKGEIFKNFFLGWSVRVKFMVSETKDPNMSPYIVPGFGKTNVDIPMDFSYGIYYRIPLWRTKKMPKAPKMEGAKHIDESATPDNNNQNNNQQNGSNFRNLRGGQSGGF; this comes from the coding sequence ATGAGCAAAATATTACTGTATATTTCAATTTGCCTGCTAACACTCAGTAGCCCGCTGAAAGCACTGGCTCAGGAGAAACAGAATGCGGATGTTTGGCGTGTCGAAGGACCCCGTATCGGTGTCGATCTCTCGCGGTTTGCATCCACGTATCTGCAATCGGCCGACCGTTGGGGTTGGGAATTGCAGGGAGATATTCCTGTTAAGGGATATTGGTTTCCTACGGTTGAAGTGGGTATGATGGGGTTGAATGATCGTCGGGATAATTTCCACTATCAGGCGAACGGTGTTTATGGCCGGTTGGGAACTGATTTCAATATTTTGCGCTACCGAAATCTCGAAGACGGCGATTTGGTGTTTGTCGGTTTGCGTTACGGTTACTCCCGTTTCACTCAACAGGCTGATGATGTTAAATATTCCAATTTCTGGGGCGATTATAACACATCCATTCCGAAAAGAAATATGAATGCTCATTGGGGCGAGTTCGTGTTCGGGATGAAAGGGGAGATTTTTAAGAATTTTTTCCTCGGATGGTCTGTTCGGGTAAAATTCATGGTGAGCGAAACGAAGGATCCGAACATGTCACCTTATATCGTACCCGGATTCGGGAAAACCAATGTGGATATTCCGATGGATTTTTCATATGGGATTTACTACCGGATTCCGTTGTGGAGAACGAAGAAGATGCCGAAAGCACCCAAAATGGAAGGTGCCAAACATATCGACGAATCAGCTACGCCAGACAACAACAACCAGAATAATAATCAGCAGAATGGCAGCAACTTCAGGAATCTCCGGGGTGGGCAGTCAGGCGGATTTTAA
- a CDS encoding DUF6452 family protein, producing MKKYILPLLVVLLAIVVSCSEADRCYDSTDTYLMAKFIDSDSTTIDSLMIWGVAKNDTGWVRDTLPSISKRYPLPLSLEHDSTAFVLFVNGEADTLFIYHTMQMKLVSEACGFAPYYNLKGFSYTSRIDSVNISDPSVGPTSIEKPNNEQNITVYFNLPANTQ from the coding sequence ATGAAAAAATACATTTTACCTTTACTTGTGGTGCTTTTGGCAATTGTCGTTTCGTGTAGCGAGGCGGACAGGTGTTACGATTCCACAGATACTTATCTCATGGCCAAATTCATCGACAGTGATTCAACGACGATTGATTCGCTGATGATTTGGGGCGTTGCCAAAAACGATACCGGATGGGTACGCGATACGCTACCTTCCATATCCAAGCGCTATCCTTTGCCGCTTTCGCTTGAACACGACTCTACAGCGTTTGTATTGTTTGTGAATGGAGAAGCTGACACGCTGTTCATTTACCACACCATGCAAATGAAACTGGTGTCGGAGGCGTGCGGCTTTGCACCCTATTACAACTTGAAAGGTTTCTCATATACTTCCCGAATCGACTCGGTGAATATTTCGGACCCCTCAGTGGGCCCAACATCTATTGAAAAACCCAATAATGAGCAAAATATTACTGTATATTTCAATTTGCCTGCTAACACTCAGTAG
- a CDS encoding alkaline phosphatase gives MKNFLMRNVRHAFLIGLIIGGFAFAGCAQNEYMDPANRKLQEIYTGGDFYPVKHYQQSTRKKRPKNVILMIGDGMGLAQVYAGLTANGGHLYLENFKHIGFSKTYSSDNYITDSAAGGTALACGEKTYNGAIGVDPQKQPIVNIRELAEKKGLETGLVSTSAITHATPASFIAHQPSRNMYEAIAADFINSDIDVFIGGGVDHFEKRKDGRNLSEELRKDGYQVLYNMDNISQVTSGKLAGLTAPVHNPAEPERGNMLVQSTNTALNILSQNKKGYFIMIEGSQIDWGGHANKTPYVVEEMLDFDQAIGAALKHAAQDGETLIIVTADHETGGMSINEGDMATGKVVGEYTTGHHTGIMVPVYAFGPGAEQFTGMMENTDIQKKIKDLLDL, from the coding sequence ATGAAAAACTTTCTTATGAGAAATGTCCGCCATGCTTTCCTGATTGGTCTTATTATTGGCGGTTTTGCCTTTGCCGGTTGTGCGCAGAATGAATACATGGATCCGGCCAACCGGAAGTTGCAGGAAATTTATACCGGCGGCGACTTCTATCCGGTAAAACATTACCAGCAGAGTACCCGGAAAAAACGTCCGAAGAATGTCATCCTAATGATTGGCGACGGCATGGGACTCGCCCAGGTATACGCAGGTTTGACAGCCAACGGCGGTCATCTTTACCTCGAAAATTTCAAGCACATTGGTTTTTCAAAAACCTACTCTTCCGATAATTACATAACCGATTCGGCTGCCGGGGGAACAGCCCTGGCTTGTGGCGAAAAAACATACAACGGTGCAATTGGCGTAGATCCGCAAAAACAGCCGATTGTCAACATTCGCGAGCTGGCTGAGAAGAAAGGTCTGGAAACCGGGCTCGTTTCGACTTCGGCCATTACGCACGCCACCCCGGCGTCATTTATCGCTCATCAGCCTTCGCGAAATATGTATGAAGCCATTGCTGCCGATTTTATCAACAGCGACATCGATGTTTTTATCGGTGGTGGCGTCGACCATTTCGAAAAGCGTAAAGACGGCCGGAACCTGAGTGAAGAGCTGAGAAAAGACGGCTATCAGGTTTTGTACAACATGGATAATATCAGCCAGGTAACATCGGGTAAACTGGCCGGACTCACCGCCCCGGTTCACAATCCGGCTGAACCCGAACGTGGCAATATGCTGGTTCAATCGACTAATACCGCACTGAATATCTTGTCTCAAAACAAAAAAGGCTATTTCATCATGATTGAAGGAAGTCAGATCGACTGGGGCGGCCACGCCAACAAAACGCCTTACGTAGTAGAGGAAATGCTCGACTTCGATCAGGCCATCGGGGCTGCACTCAAACATGCGGCGCAAGATGGTGAGACGCTGATTATCGTGACAGCCGATCACGAAACGGGCGGAATGTCCATCAATGAAGGCGACATGGCAACCGGAAAAGTAGTTGGTGAATATACCACAGGACACCACACGGGAATTATGGTTCCGGTGTACGCTTTTGGACCGGGCGCCGAGCAGTTTACCGGAATGATGGAAAACACCGATATTCAGAAAAAAATTAAAGATCTGTTGGATCTATAA
- a CDS encoding lipid-A-disaccharide synthase N-terminal domain-containing protein, with protein MRDNFLVYGVGFLAQILFSGRMIIQWFRSEKAGKPLSPTIFWQLSLFASMLLFVYGVLRKDFAIVLGQLLVYFVYIRNLQLKNRWKTIPLIFRWVFYVLPAFSLGYLFSGAPNNIREILGNENVSFGLLLWGSAGQLIFTFRFVYQWIDSERQNESVLSNTFWIISLAGSLMIFSYAIFRLDPVLFLGQLTGAFVYSRNLLLGLNHPGFLSPVIRKVAARLKKRS; from the coding sequence ATGAGAGATAACTTCCTGGTATATGGTGTAGGTTTCCTGGCACAGATCCTTTTCTCGGGCCGGATGATTATTCAGTGGTTTCGCTCCGAAAAAGCGGGCAAACCGTTGTCTCCTACTATTTTCTGGCAGCTCAGCCTTTTCGCGTCTATGTTGCTGTTCGTTTACGGCGTACTTCGGAAGGATTTTGCCATTGTCCTTGGACAGCTGTTGGTTTACTTTGTTTATATCCGAAACTTACAGTTGAAGAATAGGTGGAAAACCATTCCATTGATTTTCCGGTGGGTGTTTTATGTTTTGCCGGCTTTCAGTCTCGGTTATCTTTTTTCCGGGGCACCGAATAATATCCGTGAAATACTTGGAAACGAAAATGTATCGTTCGGCTTGTTGCTTTGGGGTAGTGCCGGACAATTGATATTTACCTTCCGGTTTGTGTATCAATGGATCGATTCCGAGCGACAAAACGAATCGGTATTGTCCAATACATTTTGGATTATCAGCCTGGCGGGCTCGCTGATGATATTCAGCTACGCCATTTTTCGCCTCGATCCGGTGTTGTTTCTGGGACAGTTAACCGGAGCATTTGTCTATTCACGTAACTTGCTGCTGGGGTTAAATCATCCCGGATTTTTAAGTCCGGTCATCCGGAAAGTGGCCGCACGATTAAAGAAACGATCATGA
- a CDS encoding RNA-binding domain-containing protein, which translates to MIREGEHQQQDFKFCINDSRKIARSLVAFANTDGGRLLIGVKDNGNIAGVQTEEEFYMIEAAAKLYSKPEIEFETQQWHTTDGKTVLQIDIPPSPNKPHYAKDENQKWLAYIRHEDQNILANRILLEVWKKKQKPRGVFIRYTEEEKKILQYLSNHQKINPGRLSRSMSISRWKTERILINLITIGVIEIEQTTDGVHYHLTDNFILSGNNK; encoded by the coding sequence ATGATACGAGAGGGGGAACACCAGCAGCAGGATTTCAAGTTTTGTATCAACGATTCGCGAAAGATAGCCCGCTCGCTGGTTGCTTTCGCCAATACCGATGGCGGCCGGTTGCTTATCGGCGTAAAAGACAATGGAAACATTGCCGGCGTGCAGACCGAGGAAGAGTTTTATATGATTGAAGCAGCCGCCAAATTATATAGCAAGCCTGAGATTGAATTTGAAACCCAACAGTGGCATACCACGGACGGCAAAACGGTTTTACAAATCGACATTCCGCCAAGCCCTAACAAACCACACTACGCTAAAGACGAGAACCAGAAATGGTTGGCCTACATCCGGCACGAAGATCAAAACATCCTCGCCAACCGGATCCTGCTTGAAGTTTGGAAGAAAAAACAAAAGCCGCGGGGAGTCTTCATCCGGTACACCGAAGAAGAGAAGAAAATACTGCAGTATCTGAGCAATCACCAAAAGATAAATCCGGGTCGTTTATCCCGTTCCATGTCTATCTCCCGATGGAAAACAGAAAGAATCTTAATAAACCTCATAACCATCGGAGTTATTGAGATTGAACAAACGACAGATGGAGTGCATTACCATCTGACGGACAATTTTATTCTTTCCGGGAATAATAAATAA